Proteins encoded in a region of the Denticeps clupeoides unplaced genomic scaffold, fDenClu1.1, whole genome shotgun sequence genome:
- the LOC114775937 gene encoding UI-like: MKPVPSVLLLATVLLSPHTHPAACRPLSLLDGHGYTSQLDEVLLRAGDSAASYLLGEKVLRHLQRGPGAAAPEVAKRNDDPPISIDLTFHLLRNMIEMARIENQREQAELNRKYLDEVGK; the protein is encoded by the coding sequence ATGAAGCCGGTTCCCTCGGTCCTGCTCCTCGCCACGGTCCTGCTGTCCCCCCACACCCACCCGGCCGCCTGCAGACCCCTGAGCCTCCTGGACGGCCATGGGTACACGAGTCAGCTGGACGAGGTGCTGCTGAGAGCAGGCGACAGCGCGGCGTCCTACCTGCTCGGCGAGAAGGTCCTGCGCCACCTGCAGCGCGGCCCCGGCGCCGCGGCACCGGAGGTCGCCAAGAGGAACGACGACCCCCCGATCTCCATCGACCTGACGTTCCACCTGCTGAGGAACATGATCGAGATGGCCCGGATCGAGAACCAGCGGGAACAGGCGGAGCTCAACCGCAAGTACCTGGACGAGGTCGGGAAGTGA
- the LOC114775941 gene encoding protein Mpv17-like isoform X2 has translation MATPRHEEHRPAMGHPASPRGSLVGVGDVISQQLIERRGLASHNVKRTAKMMSIGFFFVGPVVGGWYKVLDNLVKGGTKTAALKKMLADQVCFAPLFLGCFLGISGTLNKLSMEQNVAKLKRDYADALITNYYIWPAVQIANFYFVPLHHRLAVVQIVAVAWNSYLSWKANKM, from the exons ATGGCAACTCCACGTCACGAGGAGCACCGGCCCGCGATGGGACATCCCGCTTCACCGCGCG gCTCTCTGGTCGGCGTTGGCGATGTCATCTCTCAGCAGCTGATCGAGAGGCGGGGCCTGGCCAGCCACAACGTGAAGAGGACCGCCAAGATGATGAGCATCGGCTTCTTCTTCGTC GGCCCGGTGGTGGGCGGGTGGTACAAGGTGCTGGATAACCTTGTTAAAGGAGGGACCAAAACAGCCGCCCTGAAGAAGATGCTCGCCGACCAG GTTTGCTTCGCTCCGTTGTTCCTGGGGTGTTTCCTTGGAATCTCCGGGACTCTTAATAAACTGTCTATGGAGCAGAACGTGGCCAAGTTGAAGAGG GACTACGCCGATGCCTTGATCACGAATTATTAT ATATGGCCAGCCGTCCAGATTGCCAATTTCTACTTTGTGCCACTGCACCACAG GCTGGCCGTGGTCCAGATCGTAGCCGTGGCCTGGAATTCCTACCTCTCCTGGAAGGCTAATAAGATGTGA
- the LOC114775941 gene encoding protein Mpv17-like isoform X1, producing the protein MATLWRSYQALMSKHPWKVQIITAGSLVGVGDVISQQLIERRGLASHNVKRTAKMMSIGFFFVGPVVGGWYKVLDNLVKGGTKTAALKKMLADQVCFAPLFLGCFLGISGTLNKLSMEQNVAKLKRDYADALITNYYIWPAVQIANFYFVPLHHRLAVVQIVAVAWNSYLSWKANKM; encoded by the exons ATGGCCACTTTATGGAGATCCTATCAGGCCCTGATGTCTAAGCATCCCTGGAAGGTGCAGATAATCACAGCCG gCTCTCTGGTCGGCGTTGGCGATGTCATCTCTCAGCAGCTGATCGAGAGGCGGGGCCTGGCCAGCCACAACGTGAAGAGGACCGCCAAGATGATGAGCATCGGCTTCTTCTTCGTC GGCCCGGTGGTGGGCGGGTGGTACAAGGTGCTGGATAACCTTGTTAAAGGAGGGACCAAAACAGCCGCCCTGAAGAAGATGCTCGCCGACCAG GTTTGCTTCGCTCCGTTGTTCCTGGGGTGTTTCCTTGGAATCTCCGGGACTCTTAATAAACTGTCTATGGAGCAGAACGTGGCCAAGTTGAAGAGG GACTACGCCGATGCCTTGATCACGAATTATTAT ATATGGCCAGCCGTCCAGATTGCCAATTTCTACTTTGTGCCACTGCACCACAG GCTGGCCGTGGTCCAGATCGTAGCCGTGGCCTGGAATTCCTACCTCTCCTGGAAGGCTAATAAGATGTGA